CTTAAGGAACTCATTAAGGCGACCCTGTTCTTGCTCGGACCAAAATCCAGCAGCAGCTGAGAACAAGCCTCCGGCGAATGGAACTGCCCCGGCTGCTTGCAGCGCCCCACGCGCGGCTTTTTTCCAACCCTTACTTTTAGGTTCCGTCAGCTTCTTTGTTCCATCGTTGCTGCCCATCATTGCAACTCCTTGCACGGCCAGGCTATACTTTCCGGAGTCACTAGATCGGCTCCACCTACGACCTATCGACACAGAATATGGTATAGGGGAGCAATGTTGCAAGTGGCGCGTTAACATTTCACCGCCATTCTAGCCAGAGCCTTTACGCGCAGTGGTCTGGAAACATGTTCGCGGATCCACTGTATCGCAGCGGCGATACGCGACAATGCCAGGTCAGGCATCGCGATATCGCGCAGCATCCAGCCGAGTGGTGGCCCCAGAAGTATCCGACACAGAATCTCACGCTCATAGGCTGGGGCAAGGGCGGTGATTTTGTCAGGCCACCAATCAGGAGAAGCATGCGCGATCAGGCATCCAGAAATTCCGGCTTCACCGGCACATCTGGGAAGCCAGTATTATATAGATCTCCCCGGCAAATTTGGGCAAGACTGACAGAAAATTGGCGACGATGGGCGGAAAGGGTGTCAGGCTAATCGCCAGATATGGGCAAGGCGCGGTCATGGCTGGGCAGTCACCTGAACACCACGCGCCTGCAGTGTTTCGATCTGATCAGCCATTAACGTTGATGCTTCAGCATCAATTCTCAAGTCATACAGGTCTTCATGTTTCATGACAGCTGCCAGATCGTCGACTTTCGTGCCGGAGATAAACAGGGCTTGCAGATTTGGACTGTTTCTCAGAAAATCAATGTTCTCGATGCCCGTGCCGTCCAGAATGGCCACCTCAAGGGACGGCAGGGCAAGCGTTTCCGGCACCGATGTCAGACCCGCGCCCGAAAAATCAATACGGGTCAAGCTGGACATTCCATCGATTCCCGAAATATCTTCGAGCGCGCTACAGGACAGGGTCAGGTCCGACAACATAGGTGCAGAGGCGATGGGAGACAGATCCGTTAATTCGTGACTGCAGATATAAACCGTTCTTAAATTTGGTAGATTGGCAAGCGGGCTAATATCCTCAATCGAGGATGGCAAGAAGTAGACGCTTTGAAGCGTGCCCACATTTTCCAATGCCGTCAGATCGGAAAGCTTGGGGTTCGTCATGAGCAATTCTTCGAGCCTGGGCAATGTCGAAAGCGGGGAAAGATCATCTATCTTCACGCCATCTGCCCGAATATCGCGCAGTGTCGGATGATCCCGCAACGCTTCAAAGTCGGATAACGAGGTATTCGAGAGATGTAATCTCTCCAGCTTCGGAAGCTGGCTGACGACCGAAATGTCATCAACGCCGGTATAGGAGAGATTCAGGAATTCCAGGTTCTTGAGGCTGCCGATCATTGATATGTCAGTGATTTTGGACGAGCTGATACTGAGTACCGACAACCCTTCCAGACTCGCCAACGTCTCGATCCCATTGAGATTATCCATCTCATATGGATAGATGGACAGTTCGGTGCATTGCAGTTCCAGACATTCCTGAACAGAATTGGCGCGAATGGGGGGCTTGGCTTCATCTGCAATCGCCGCCCCGGTGGCCGCTAACAATGCGAAAATCGCAAAAATCCTGTTCATTCCCTTAGGCGTCGTCTGCATTCAGTGGCTTCCCAATTTTTCAACTGTCTGATTCAAGATCGAAAACAGGAGGCGATCTTGAGCAGACGAACTTTGAGTGACGCACAATGGGCGATCATTGAGCCATTGGTTCCCGGCAAGAAGGGTGATCGTGGCCGCACGGGTGCCGACAACCGGCTTTTCGTCGACGCCATCCTCTGGCTGGCACGGGGAGCCACGCCCTGGCGCGATCTGCCGCCCGAACTCGGTAACTGGCGCACGGTGCATTCGCGTTTCCGCCGCTGGACCCTGGCGGGTGTGTGGGAGAATCTTTTCAAAGCCTTACGCAAAGACCCGGATTTCGAGTATGTGCTGGTGGATGCGACGATCTGTAAAGCGCATGCCGATGCGACTTCTCAAAAAGGGGGCTTGAAGCTGCCGGTATTGGCCGCTCCAGAGGCGGCCTGACCACAAAGGTCCATGCGGCCGTGGATGCCTTGGGCCTGCCGGTCCGGTTCACCATTACGCCCGGACAATGGGGCGATTGCCCGCAGGCGCAAGGCTTGATCGACGGGCTGTCTGACGTGGGCCATGTCATCATGGATGCCGCTTATGATGCCGATTATCTTCGCGATTTCATTGCAAATGACCTCGGTGCGGTGGCGCATATCAAGCGCAATCCAACCCGGCGTGAAGATCGCCCGATTGACTGGGTGCTGTATAAGGAGCGCCATTTGGTTGAATGTTTCTTCAATCGGATCAAACGGTTCCGGAGGATCGCCCTGCGCTGCGAAAAGACCATCTCCTCATTCAAGGCTTTCGTCGATCTCGCCTGCGCTATGGCATGGCTCGCTTAAATGCAGACGCCGCCTAGCCTTTCAAACCGTGCATTTTACCAAGCGACCTATCACTTCGGGGTTACAGCGTCAGTATCCTCGAGCATCCTGGCTGCATTCTGAGCCAACACAGCACCTCCTGCAGCCCTGTCGGCATCGTTTCGGAAGCCTTCCTCGCGTGCGAGTTCGTCGCGACTTTTGGCACACCCGCACGCCAAGCCTTCATGCGTTACTTCCAGATCGGAACTGGACCATCTTGTTGGCG
This region of Paracoccus saliphilus genomic DNA includes:
- a CDS encoding leucine-rich repeat domain-containing protein: MQTTPKGMNRIFAIFALLAATGAAIADEAKPPIRANSVQECLELQCTELSIYPYEMDNLNGIETLASLEGLSVLSISSSKITDISMIGSLKNLEFLNLSYTGVDDISVVSQLPKLERLHLSNTSLSDFEALRDHPTLRDIRADGVKIDDLSPLSTLPRLEELLMTNPKLSDLTALENVGTLQSVYFLPSSIEDISPLANLPNLRTVYICSHELTDLSPIASAPMLSDLTLSCSALEDISGIDGMSSLTRIDFSGAGLTSVPETLALPSLEVAILDGTGIENIDFLRNSPNLQALFISGTKVDDLAAVMKHEDLYDLRIDAEASTLMADQIETLQARGVQVTAQP
- a CDS encoding IS5 family transposase (programmed frameshift); this encodes MLSRRTLSDAQWAIIEPLVPGKKGDRGRTGADNRLFVDAILWLARGATPWRDLPPELGNWRTVHSRFRRWTLAGVWENLFKALRKDPDFEYVLVDATICKAHADATFSKRGLEAAGIGRSRGGLTTKVHAAVDALGLPVRFTITPGQWGDCPQAQGLIDGLSDVGHVIMDAAYDADYLRDFIANDLGAVAHIKRNPTRREDRPIDWVLYKERHLVECFFNRIKRFRRIALRCEKTISSFKAFVDLACAMAWLA